From Rudanella lutea DSM 19387, a single genomic window includes:
- a CDS encoding PAS domain S-box protein, which translates to MSSASTPYPSLSIDECHLLVNTFASAVWEADATGKVRADSPSWRAYTGQSAGQWLRDGWLGAVHPNDRPAVELDWNRAVGEGTPLSLQFRVSGADGDWHWINLLASPVADEAGVVQKWLGLAIDIGEKKRSEKASDRQRLRLEGKLTQQTAEVEAGQRLLNATLDSSLDMIQVFEAVRNEQGAIVDFVWVLTNHAAETFYGPVTDKRLLEENPGMMQEGIFETFCRVVETGEPDQSERHYTHEQFNGWFLQSTVKLNDGVATTTANITHQKEAEEQLRRNEAFLQSVIDSSLDIIQVFNAITDEQGTITDFVWVMNNSRAQVQNGDVLGKSLLMINPGVVESGIFGQMVAVVQTGQPFEQELHYTHEQFDGWFYQALVKTEGGVAMTTRDITRTKQAEAEIHQLKDEIAQRASDRYYSIFNSISEGFCIIELLYDAEGAATDYQFIEVNPVFKKQTGLHEVVGKCGSQLTPGTEHYWVAYYDRVARTGEPAHVEDYHAATNRWYIANALRVGGSGSRQVAIVFRDITELKRREQAQAYMLALSDAFRSVADPLAIEQTVTHTAMIHFGADRCYYASIEGAHAVIQRDASSGDFPSVAGTYPLEEYAIFKKIVENGVPIVVQDALTTDVLDEPLREICRQMQVISFIDIPVIKQNRAVGILSLVQSRPRQWTEAEVELAIETAERTWLGVERAKAQRELVRSEAHLQAIFERAQVGMSEIDRSGRFTRVNSNLCQLLGRSREELLALTVVDVTYPDDVPASREALHQLIRTGETVSLDKRYVHSDGRLVWANSSVSTLPSAQGGPPTFLAITVDLTQRRLAQEALREADARKDEFLAMLAHELRNPMATIRNGLQILDLTTKPGEVTHDTVAMMNRQTDHLVRMVDDLLDVSRISRGKIELKTERVDLVKLAQEATQSMEPQFRESGKSLTVTVPDTPIELEGDATRLTQVLTNLLTNGLRYTGPNGTVTVTVSHQNQPAGPSEALIRVEDNGIGLAAEQLSAVFDLFVQVDHSLDRSHGGLGLGLTLVRQLVGQHGGRVEAQSAGLGQGSTFLVYLPTLPSPPSEPPLPIQTATEPVINRRVLVIDDNTDSAFTLGLLLKLKGYETHTRNSGQAGLEAAQQLNPAVILLDIGMPGLDGFETCQLIRQQPWGRDIVIIALTGYGQPEDIQRTQQAGFNAHLVKPVSLAHITGLLRQWVGV; encoded by the coding sequence ATGTCCTCTGCCTCAACTCCTTACCCCTCACTTTCCATCGACGAGTGTCATCTTCTCGTGAACACGTTTGCCAGTGCCGTTTGGGAGGCCGATGCAACCGGAAAGGTACGTGCCGATTCGCCCAGTTGGCGGGCCTATACGGGGCAATCGGCGGGCCAATGGCTTCGCGATGGTTGGCTGGGCGCGGTTCACCCCAACGACCGCCCCGCTGTCGAACTGGATTGGAACCGGGCTGTTGGGGAGGGTACCCCACTGAGTCTGCAATTTCGGGTAAGCGGTGCAGACGGCGACTGGCACTGGATCAATCTGCTCGCAAGCCCCGTTGCAGATGAGGCCGGGGTTGTCCAAAAATGGCTCGGGTTAGCGATCGACATTGGGGAAAAGAAACGGAGCGAAAAAGCCTCAGATAGGCAGCGGCTACGGCTCGAAGGCAAGCTCACGCAACAAACGGCCGAGGTAGAAGCCGGGCAGCGCCTGCTAAACGCGACGCTCGACAGCTCGCTCGACATGATTCAGGTTTTCGAGGCTGTGCGCAACGAGCAGGGGGCTATCGTTGATTTTGTGTGGGTGCTAACCAACCATGCTGCTGAGACATTTTACGGGCCGGTAACGGATAAACGCTTACTGGAAGAAAACCCCGGCATGATGCAGGAAGGCATATTTGAAACCTTCTGCCGGGTTGTCGAGACCGGCGAACCCGACCAGTCAGAACGACACTACACCCACGAACAGTTTAATGGCTGGTTTTTGCAATCGACCGTAAAACTGAACGATGGCGTTGCAACCACTACCGCCAATATTACCCACCAGAAAGAGGCAGAGGAGCAACTCCGACGCAATGAGGCTTTCTTACAGTCGGTGATTGACAGCTCGCTCGACATCATTCAGGTTTTCAACGCCATTACAGACGAGCAGGGGACGATCACTGATTTTGTCTGGGTCATGAACAACAGCAGGGCTCAGGTTCAGAACGGCGATGTTCTGGGCAAAAGTCTGCTGATGATAAATCCCGGCGTGGTGGAGTCGGGCATTTTTGGCCAGATGGTAGCGGTTGTGCAAACTGGCCAACCGTTTGAACAGGAACTGCACTACACCCACGAACAGTTTGACGGCTGGTTTTATCAGGCTCTGGTGAAAACCGAAGGGGGGGTGGCCATGACCACCCGCGATATAACCCGGACCAAGCAGGCCGAAGCTGAAATTCACCAGCTGAAAGACGAGATTGCACAGCGGGCGTCGGACCGGTACTATTCTATATTTAACTCGATCAGTGAAGGGTTCTGCATCATCGAGCTTTTGTACGATGCAGAAGGGGCAGCAACTGATTATCAATTTATTGAAGTCAATCCAGTCTTTAAAAAGCAAACCGGACTTCACGAAGTTGTGGGCAAGTGCGGGAGCCAACTCACGCCCGGTACCGAACACTATTGGGTAGCCTATTACGACCGCGTAGCCCGCACTGGCGAACCGGCTCATGTCGAAGATTACCATGCTGCTACCAATCGCTGGTACATAGCCAACGCGTTGCGGGTAGGTGGGTCCGGTAGTCGGCAGGTGGCCATTGTGTTTCGCGACATAACCGAACTCAAACGGCGCGAGCAGGCTCAGGCCTATATGCTGGCCTTAAGCGATGCCTTTCGGTCGGTGGCCGATCCGCTGGCCATTGAACAAACCGTGACCCACACAGCTATGATCCATTTCGGGGCCGACCGGTGCTATTATGCCTCCATTGAGGGGGCACATGCCGTTATTCAGCGCGATGCCTCCTCCGGCGATTTCCCTTCTGTAGCAGGCACGTATCCTCTTGAAGAGTACGCTATTTTCAAAAAAATAGTGGAAAATGGCGTGCCGATCGTTGTGCAAGACGCCCTAACCACCGATGTACTGGATGAACCTCTGCGTGAAATATGCCGTCAGATGCAGGTAATCTCGTTTATCGACATCCCCGTGATCAAACAAAACCGGGCAGTGGGGATTTTATCGCTTGTACAGTCAAGACCCCGGCAGTGGACCGAAGCCGAGGTTGAACTGGCCATTGAAACCGCCGAACGTACCTGGCTGGGCGTAGAACGCGCCAAAGCCCAACGCGAGTTGGTTCGCAGCGAGGCTCACTTACAGGCCATTTTTGAACGGGCGCAGGTAGGTATGTCCGAAATCGACAGGTCGGGGCGATTTACCCGTGTCAATAGCAACTTGTGTCAGTTGCTGGGGCGTAGCCGCGAGGAGTTACTGGCCCTGACCGTAGTCGACGTAACGTACCCCGACGATGTACCCGCCAGTCGGGAAGCTCTGCACCAGCTGATTCGGACCGGCGAGACTGTTTCGCTCGATAAACGGTATGTTCACTCCGACGGGCGGCTGGTATGGGCCAACAGCTCAGTTTCTACACTACCCTCGGCCCAGGGCGGCCCACCGACGTTTCTGGCCATCACCGTTGATCTGACCCAACGCCGACTGGCACAGGAAGCCCTCCGCGAGGCCGACGCGCGCAAAGACGAGTTTCTGGCGATGCTGGCCCACGAACTGCGTAACCCAATGGCCACCATTCGGAACGGGTTGCAGATTCTGGACCTGACCACGAAACCGGGCGAAGTTACGCACGATACCGTGGCCATGATGAACCGCCAAACCGATCATCTGGTGCGCATGGTCGACGATCTGCTCGACGTGAGCCGGATTAGCCGGGGCAAAATCGAACTCAAAACCGAACGGGTCGATCTGGTCAAACTGGCGCAGGAGGCTACCCAAAGTATGGAGCCACAGTTTCGGGAGAGTGGTAAATCGCTGACGGTAACCGTGCCCGATACCCCCATTGAGCTGGAGGGCGACGCTACCCGGCTGACGCAGGTACTCACCAACCTGCTCACCAACGGCCTTCGGTACACCGGCCCGAATGGTACCGTCACGGTAACGGTTTCGCACCAGAACCAGCCGGCAGGGCCATCTGAAGCACTCATCCGGGTGGAAGATAACGGCATTGGTCTGGCGGCCGAGCAGCTCTCGGCGGTGTTTGACCTTTTTGTGCAGGTCGACCACTCGCTCGACCGCTCGCATGGTGGGCTTGGGCTGGGCCTTACACTCGTGAGGCAGTTGGTCGGGCAACATGGCGGCCGGGTAGAGGCCCAAAGCGCCGGACTTGGGCAGGGCAGCACGTTTCTGGTCTACCTACCCACGTTGCCGTCTCCCCCCAGTGAGCCACCCCTCCCTATTCAAACGGCTACGGAACCCGTAATTAATCGTCGGGTTCTGGTAATCGACGACAATACCGATTCGGCGTTCACGCTTGGTTTATTGCTCAAGCTGAAAGGCTACGAAACCCATACGCGCAACAGTGGACAGGCGGGTTTGGAAGCCGCCCAACAACTTAACCCGGCGGTCATTCTGCTCGACATCGGTATGCCCGGCCTTGATGGCTTCGAAACCTGTCAGCTTATCCGGCAACAACCCTGGGGACGTGACATCGTGATCATTGCTCTGACCGGCTACGGGCAGCCCGAAGACATCCAGCGAACGCAGCAGGCAGGCTTCAATGCGCACCTGGTGAAACCCGTTAGCCTGGCCCATATCACCGGCCTTTTGCGTCAGTGGGTGGGCGTTTGA
- a CDS encoding chromate resistance protein ChrB domain-containing protein, with the protein MVAFSLSVPFLSSKHPTMHWITRERPKIDRLACPWLIMRFIDPSAVIHFVPEGEVISRAEAIGAIPFDVPGVEYSHYEDRCTFDYFLHKHALTDPALHRMAPIVRGADTDDHSLTPQSAGLWAISAGLAHNLTDDQALLAQGLVLYDALYSWAKHLQSVRHTQSPTEQLLLAVLHNYLGSKGRPKVPAWVGELKEAIQDQIDTNLSLSLSALAESLDINPAYVSRTFARYFDDLSFGEYIRKLRLDKALHLLDTTSYTLTEIAYLTGFSDQSHFTRIFKKQMGQNPSEYRKQSRKSKRGTKG; encoded by the coding sequence ATGGTTGCTTTTTCGTTGTCGGTACCGTTTCTTTCATCAAAGCACCCGACTATGCACTGGATTACCCGCGAACGGCCCAAAATTGATCGGCTGGCCTGCCCCTGGCTTATTATGCGTTTCATTGACCCATCGGCCGTAATTCATTTTGTACCCGAGGGCGAGGTCATTTCACGGGCCGAAGCCATCGGAGCCATTCCCTTCGATGTGCCGGGGGTAGAATACAGCCATTACGAAGACCGCTGTACGTTCGATTATTTTCTGCACAAACACGCCCTTACTGACCCCGCTCTGCATCGGATGGCCCCCATTGTGCGCGGAGCCGATACAGACGATCATAGCCTGACCCCACAGTCAGCGGGTTTGTGGGCCATTTCGGCGGGGCTGGCTCACAACCTTACCGACGATCAGGCCCTACTGGCGCAGGGGCTGGTGTTGTACGATGCCCTTTATAGCTGGGCTAAACATCTCCAATCGGTACGGCACACTCAAAGCCCCACCGAACAACTGTTGCTGGCCGTATTGCACAACTACCTCGGGTCGAAGGGGCGGCCCAAAGTGCCGGCCTGGGTTGGGGAACTGAAAGAAGCTATTCAGGATCAGATCGATACCAATTTATCGCTCAGCCTGAGTGCCCTAGCCGAAAGTTTGGACATAAATCCCGCGTACGTATCGCGTACGTTTGCCCGCTACTTCGACGACCTCTCATTTGGCGAGTACATTCGGAAGCTGCGTCTCGACAAAGCCCTCCATTTGCTCGATACCACTTCGTACACCCTCACCGAAATTGCCTACCTGACCGGCTTCTCTGATCAGAGCCATTTTACCCGGATTTTCAAAAAACAGATGGGACAAAACCCGTCGGAGTACCGAAAACAGAGCCGAAAAAGTAAAAGGGGTACAAAAGGTTAA
- a CDS encoding chromate transporter — protein MTTKASYSLTDLVRYFLRLGTLGFGGPPALVSAMHRDLVAERGWIAETDYREGLALAQLAPGPLAAQLAIYLGYVHYGVWGATLTGVAFVIPSFIMVLALGVAYVQFEGLPPMQALFYGIGAAVIGIIAVGTYRLTRKTVRADDPLGWILLGISAGATILTETELLWLVLLSGGVYWLVNRRPGLIRFNTGNSVALVLAQALALPTDSILWKLALFFTKAGAFVFGSGLAIVPFLYGGVVKEYGWLTEQQFLDAVAVAMITPGPVVITVAFIGYLVAGFPGACVSALATFLPCYLFTILPAPYFRRWGKHPGVKAFVDGITIAAVGAIAGAVVVLARRQLTDIPAVGLALTSIGLLYRFPKLPELALIGGAALAGLLLRYFF, from the coding sequence ATGACCACAAAAGCTTCTTATTCACTCACCGATCTGGTTCGTTATTTTCTGCGTTTAGGCACACTGGGCTTTGGTGGCCCCCCGGCCCTTGTGAGCGCCATGCACCGGGATCTGGTTGCCGAGCGGGGCTGGATAGCCGAGACCGACTACCGCGAAGGGCTCGCCTTAGCCCAGCTGGCCCCCGGCCCGCTGGCCGCCCAACTAGCTATTTACCTCGGCTATGTGCATTATGGCGTGTGGGGAGCTACTCTCACCGGAGTTGCCTTTGTGATTCCCTCGTTTATCATGGTGCTGGCGCTGGGCGTGGCCTATGTACAGTTTGAGGGGCTTCCCCCCATGCAGGCCCTTTTCTACGGGATTGGGGCCGCCGTAATCGGGATAATTGCCGTTGGCACCTACCGGCTTACCCGTAAAACCGTTCGGGCCGACGACCCGCTCGGCTGGATCTTATTGGGTATTTCGGCGGGGGCAACCATCCTCACCGAAACCGAGCTGCTCTGGCTCGTTCTCTTGTCGGGCGGAGTTTACTGGCTGGTCAACCGTCGGCCCGGCCTTATCCGGTTCAATACCGGCAATAGTGTGGCCCTTGTGCTGGCGCAGGCGCTCGCCCTCCCAACTGACTCTATTCTGTGGAAACTGGCCTTATTTTTCACCAAAGCGGGGGCTTTTGTGTTCGGAAGTGGGCTGGCCATTGTTCCTTTTCTGTACGGGGGCGTGGTGAAGGAATACGGCTGGCTGACCGAACAGCAATTTCTTGATGCGGTAGCGGTGGCCATGATCACCCCCGGCCCGGTGGTGATAACGGTCGCGTTTATCGGGTATCTGGTCGCGGGCTTTCCGGGGGCCTGCGTGTCGGCGCTGGCTACATTTCTGCCTTGCTACCTGTTCACCATTCTGCCCGCGCCTTACTTTCGGCGCTGGGGTAAGCACCCCGGTGTAAAGGCCTTTGTCGATGGTATCACGATAGCCGCCGTCGGGGCTATTGCGGGGGCGGTGGTTGTGCTCGCACGTCGGCAACTCACCGACATACCCGCGGTCGGCCTTGCGCTCACAAGCATTGGCTTGCTGTACCGGTTTCCCAAACTCCCCGAACTGGCGCTCATTGGTGGAGCCGCTTTGGCCGGGCTCCTGCTGCGGTATTTTTTTTGA
- a CDS encoding NAD(P)-dependent alcohol dehydrogenase, producing the protein MVAAKGYAAQNKDTDLAPWSFERREVGPHDVQFDILYCGVCHSDLHQIRDEWGGSIYPMVPGHEIVGRVVAVGSAVTKFKVGDLAGTGCMVDSCRTCESCQQGLEQYCYNGNSQTYNGLEQDKKTPTYGGYSNTIVVNEDFVLRIPENLDLAAAAPLLCAGITTYSPLRHWKLQPGQKLAVLGLGGLGHMGVKFGVAMGAEVTVLSTSPAKEADARRLGAHNFVVTSDREQFKKVRGSFDFILDTVSAEHDYQPYLSLLKVDGVHICVGAPPTASAIKAFSLITGRKSIAGSGIGGIAETQEMLDFCAEKGIVSDIELINIKDIHQAYDRMLKGDVRYRFVIDMATL; encoded by the coding sequence ATGGTTGCAGCGAAAGGTTATGCCGCGCAAAACAAAGATACGGATCTCGCCCCCTGGAGTTTCGAACGCCGGGAGGTAGGCCCACACGATGTGCAGTTTGATATCTTGTACTGTGGCGTTTGCCACTCCGACCTGCATCAGATTCGCGACGAATGGGGCGGCAGTATTTACCCGATGGTTCCCGGCCACGAGATTGTGGGGCGGGTTGTGGCCGTGGGCAGCGCCGTAACTAAATTCAAGGTGGGCGATCTGGCCGGCACGGGCTGCATGGTCGACTCGTGCCGCACCTGCGAATCGTGCCAGCAGGGTCTGGAACAATACTGCTACAACGGCAACAGCCAAACGTACAACGGCCTTGAGCAGGACAAGAAAACCCCAACCTATGGCGGCTATTCGAACACCATCGTGGTGAACGAAGACTTCGTATTGCGCATCCCCGAAAACCTGGATCTGGCGGCAGCAGCCCCGTTGCTTTGTGCAGGTATCACCACCTACTCGCCCCTGCGGCACTGGAAACTTCAGCCGGGGCAGAAACTGGCCGTACTCGGTCTGGGCGGTCTGGGCCACATGGGCGTTAAATTTGGCGTGGCGATGGGTGCTGAGGTGACCGTGCTCAGTACGTCGCCCGCCAAAGAAGCCGACGCCAGGCGGCTGGGCGCACACAATTTTGTGGTTACCAGCGACCGCGAGCAGTTCAAAAAAGTCAGAGGTTCGTTCGACTTTATTCTGGACACGGTGTCGGCCGAGCACGACTACCAACCGTACCTCTCTCTGTTGAAAGTCGACGGGGTACATATCTGCGTGGGTGCGCCCCCAACCGCTTCGGCCATTAAAGCATTTAGCCTCATTACAGGTCGTAAGAGCATTGCCGGGTCGGGGATCGGTGGCATCGCCGAAACTCAGGAAATGCTCGACTTCTGCGCCGAGAAAGGCATCGTGTCGGACATTGAGCTGATCAACATCAAAGACATCCATCAGGCTTACGACCGGATGCTGAAAGGCGATGTGCGCTACCGGTTTGTAATCGATATGGCCACCCTGTAG
- a CDS encoding PQQ-dependent sugar dehydrogenase, with protein MKNRIPFTAQINEGLTQFWGYTRLSLMAACVATSVPSVAQNAQIIYKNQCAGCHGGQMQGSAGPALIKKEWKHGGDRASILKTIRQGVPTTEMMKFEGILSAREIEAVTDFIVNAQTAPQLLKKADLPLSVQTKHYNLKIEKLVTEGLNSPWGLEFIDATRALITGKNGDLYMLENGKLDPQKIIGLPKVYGTDLVGGLMDLALDPNYKTNGWIYLGFSHNPQNSTDKKTPGMTKIVRGKLRDHQWVDEQTLFQVPDSLLVTGGTRWGCRFLFDKQGHLYFTIGDMNRANDSQILTRPSGKVYRINPDGSIPKDNPLYGQPNVLQAIYSWGNRNVQGLAQHPATGVIYATEHGPQGGDELNILKKGANYGWPVITYGIDYNGSIVSTETQRAGMEQPLTYWTPSIAVSAIEFVTGGQFPRWQNNLLVTALKFEEIRRLVVAGDKVLEQEVLLKGYGRVRDLKIGPEGALYVLTNAPDALVRITKE; from the coding sequence ATGAAAAACCGGATACCATTTACAGCGCAGATAAACGAGGGGTTAACCCAGTTTTGGGGATATACACGACTAAGCCTGATGGCTGCCTGTGTGGCAACGTCGGTCCCTTCGGTAGCCCAAAACGCGCAGATCATCTACAAAAACCAGTGTGCTGGCTGCCACGGGGGGCAAATGCAGGGTAGCGCCGGGCCCGCCCTGATTAAAAAAGAGTGGAAACACGGGGGCGACCGGGCTTCAATTCTGAAAACCATCCGGCAGGGTGTACCTACCACCGAGATGATGAAGTTTGAAGGCATTCTGTCGGCCAGGGAAATAGAAGCAGTTACGGATTTTATAGTCAACGCCCAAACCGCCCCCCAACTGCTCAAAAAGGCAGATTTGCCGTTGAGCGTACAGACCAAGCACTACAACCTGAAGATCGAAAAGCTGGTAACCGAGGGTCTGAACAGCCCCTGGGGTCTGGAGTTTATCGACGCCACCCGCGCCCTGATTACCGGAAAAAACGGGGACCTGTACATGCTCGAAAATGGCAAGCTTGACCCGCAGAAGATCATCGGTCTGCCCAAAGTTTACGGCACCGATCTGGTCGGCGGACTGATGGATTTAGCTCTTGACCCGAACTACAAAACCAACGGCTGGATCTACCTCGGATTTAGCCATAATCCCCAAAATAGCACGGACAAAAAGACGCCCGGCATGACCAAAATTGTGCGCGGCAAACTGCGCGACCATCAATGGGTTGATGAACAGACTCTGTTTCAGGTGCCCGACTCGCTGCTGGTTACGGGCGGCACACGCTGGGGATGCCGGTTTCTGTTCGATAAGCAAGGCCATCTCTACTTCACCATCGGCGATATGAACCGGGCGAACGATTCCCAGATTTTGACCCGACCATCGGGCAAAGTGTACCGGATTAACCCCGACGGCTCTATCCCGAAAGACAACCCGCTTTATGGCCAGCCAAACGTGTTGCAGGCCATTTACAGTTGGGGTAATCGCAACGTGCAGGGGTTGGCGCAGCATCCGGCTACCGGCGTCATTTACGCCACCGAACACGGCCCGCAGGGGGGCGACGAACTCAACATCCTGAAAAAAGGAGCGAACTACGGCTGGCCGGTCATCACCTACGGCATCGACTACAACGGCAGCATTGTCTCGACCGAAACCCAACGGGCGGGCATGGAGCAGCCCCTCACCTACTGGACGCCCTCTATTGCTGTCAGCGCGATTGAATTTGTCACCGGCGGGCAGTTTCCCCGCTGGCAAAATAACCTGCTGGTCACGGCGCTCAAATTTGAAGAAATCAGGCGGTTGGTTGTGGCTGGCGACAAGGTACTCGAACAGGAGGTACTGCTTAAAGGCTACGGCCGGGTGCGCGATCTGAAAATTGGCCCCGAAGGCGCGCTGTATGTGCTCACGAATGCGCCGGATGCGCTGGTCAGGATTACCAAAGAGTGA